The Amycolatopsis sp. DG1A-15b genome window below encodes:
- a CDS encoding SelB C-terminal domain-containing protein produces MRVIVTAGHVDHGKSTLVRRLTGMEPDRWAEERRRGLTIDLGFAWTRIGAEDVAFVDVPGHERFVPNMLAGAGPAPAVLFVVAADEGWMPQSAEHLAALDAFGVRRGLLVVTKADRADPAAATAVALREIAATSLGAVPSVAVSGTTGAGLAGLRTAIGELTAGLPVPDPDADVRLWIDRAFTVSGAGTVVTGTLAAGTIATGDEFALGPARVKVRALQALGEPRDRVEAVARVAVNLRGTARGDVRRGDVLLTPGRWRTTAEFDVRLRGAAAADLHRELVLHLGTAAVPVRVRPLGTDTARLTTATALPLRTGDRGLLRDPGEHRIAAGFDVLDVDPPALSRRGAARARGRELAEPDLARIYLRRKGFVRTEDFTAMGLRSTGERLGEWCADEERLAASRTQAASVVGAWDSTAAGVPVEALRQRLGLPAPELVVPVLRGTGFEVAGGLVRRPGAGLVPAVEKALEVVAERLAEHPFRAPEADELRALGLGRRELAASVRLGRLTAVAEGVVLGPDVEERAVEELRRLPQPFTVSAARKALDSTRRVMIPLLERLDAAGRTESLGDGTRRTTG; encoded by the coding sequence ATGCGGGTGATCGTCACCGCCGGGCACGTCGACCACGGGAAGTCCACGCTCGTGCGGCGGCTGACCGGGATGGAACCGGACCGGTGGGCCGAGGAACGCCGTCGCGGCCTCACCATCGACCTCGGCTTCGCGTGGACCCGGATCGGCGCCGAGGACGTCGCGTTCGTGGACGTGCCGGGCCACGAGCGGTTCGTGCCGAACATGCTCGCCGGCGCCGGGCCGGCCCCGGCGGTGCTGTTCGTCGTCGCCGCGGACGAGGGCTGGATGCCGCAGTCGGCCGAGCACCTGGCGGCCCTGGACGCGTTCGGCGTCCGCCGTGGGCTCCTGGTCGTCACCAAGGCCGACCGCGCCGACCCGGCCGCCGCGACGGCCGTCGCGCTCCGGGAGATCGCCGCGACGTCGCTCGGGGCCGTCCCGAGCGTCGCCGTCAGCGGCACCACGGGCGCGGGCCTGGCCGGCCTGCGCACGGCGATCGGGGAGCTCACCGCCGGCCTGCCGGTGCCCGATCCGGACGCCGACGTGCGGCTGTGGATCGACCGGGCCTTCACGGTTTCGGGGGCCGGCACGGTCGTCACGGGCACGCTGGCCGCCGGCACGATCGCCACCGGCGACGAGTTCGCGCTGGGGCCGGCGCGGGTGAAGGTCCGCGCCCTGCAGGCGCTGGGCGAACCCCGCGACCGGGTCGAAGCCGTGGCCAGGGTCGCGGTGAACCTGCGCGGCACCGCCCGGGGCGACGTCCGCCGCGGCGACGTCCTGCTCACGCCGGGCCGGTGGCGCACCACGGCCGAGTTCGACGTCCGGCTGCGCGGCGCGGCCGCCGCCGACCTGCACCGGGAACTGGTGCTGCACCTGGGCACGGCGGCGGTGCCGGTACGGGTCCGTCCACTCGGGACGGACACCGCGCGGCTCACCACGGCCACCGCCCTGCCGCTGCGCACCGGCGACCGCGGCCTGCTGCGCGATCCCGGCGAGCACCGGATCGCCGCCGGGTTCGACGTCCTCGACGTCGACCCGCCCGCCCTGTCCCGCCGCGGCGCGGCGCGGGCCCGCGGCCGCGAGCTGGCCGAACCCGACCTCGCCCGGATTTACTTGCGCCGCAAGGGTTTCGTCCGCACGGAGGACTTCACGGCGATGGGCCTGCGCTCGACGGGGGAGCGGCTGGGCGAGTGGTGCGCGGACGAGGAGCGGCTCGCGGCGTCGCGTACGCAGGCGGCCTCGGTGGTGGGAGCGTGGGACAGCACGGCCGCGGGCGTGCCGGTCGAAGCGTTGCGGCAGCGGCTCGGACTGCCCGCCCCGGAGCTGGTCGTCCCCGTGCTGCGGGGCACCGGTTTCGAGGTGGCGGGCGGCCTGGTCCGCCGTCCCGGCGCCGGGCTCGTCCCCGCCGTCGAGAAGGCCCTCGAAGTGGTCGCCGAGCGGCTCGCCGAGCACCCGTTCCGCGCGCCCGAGGCGGACGAGCTGCGAGCACTGGGCCTCGGCCGGCGCGAACTGGCGGCGTCGGTCCGCCTCGGCCGGTTGACGGCGGTCGCCGAAGGAGTGGTGCTCGGCCCGGACGTGGAAGAGCGAGCCGTGGAGGAGCTGCGCCGGCTGCCCCAGCCGTTCACGGTTTCGGCGGCTCGCAAGGCACTCGACAGCACCCGCCGGGTGATGATCCCGCTGCTGGAGCGCCTGGACGCGGCGGGCCGGACCGAATCCCTCGGCGACGGCACCCGCCGCACGACCGGCTAG
- a CDS encoding cysteine hydrolase family protein, translating into MTTLTGRPHTALLVVDVQNGVMETAHERETVLANIITLVDRARAAGTEVVWVQHTSEELPRGSRTWEYVPELVRAEGEPLVHKEYGDSFEDTDLEEVLAARGVGSLVVAGAQTDACIRSTLHGALARGYDVALVADAHSTEDLTAYGAPPPGQVIAHTNLYWKYQTAPGRTAGTVETAEVEFGVKTPA; encoded by the coding sequence ATGACCACACTGACCGGCCGTCCGCACACCGCCCTGCTCGTCGTCGACGTGCAGAACGGCGTGATGGAGACGGCACACGAGCGCGAAACCGTGCTGGCCAACATCATCACGCTGGTGGACCGCGCCCGCGCCGCCGGCACCGAGGTGGTGTGGGTGCAGCACACCAGCGAGGAGCTGCCGCGCGGAAGCCGGACGTGGGAGTACGTGCCGGAGCTGGTGCGCGCGGAGGGGGAACCCCTGGTGCACAAGGAGTACGGCGACTCGTTCGAGGACACCGACCTCGAGGAGGTGCTGGCGGCCCGGGGCGTGGGGTCGCTGGTGGTGGCCGGGGCGCAGACGGACGCGTGCATCCGCTCAACGCTGCACGGCGCGCTCGCCCGGGGTTACGACGTGGCGCTGGTGGCGGACGCGCACTCGACGGAGGACCTGACGGCTTACGGGGCGCCGCCGCCCGGGCAGGTCATCGCGCACACGAACCTGTACTGGAAGTACCAGACCGCACCGGGCCGCACGGCCGGAACGGTGGAGACGGCCGAGGTGGAGTTCGGGGTGAAGACACCAGCCTGA
- the selA gene encoding L-seryl-tRNA(Sec) selenium transferase has protein sequence MPDPRRAIPRTDAVLAEPRIAKAAGSLGRDLVKAVVNDVQQAVRAGEIAPGDVVDTVLARLPASASSLRPVINATGVVVHTNLGRAPLSAAARDAVVAAGGATDVEFDLATGERARRGRGALAALRAAVPDAGAVHVVNNNAAALLLCALALAPGREIVVSRGELVEIGDGFRIPDLLESAGARLREVGTTNRTSIRDYAAAIGPDTGFVLKVHPSNYRVTGFTAEAALGELAGLGVPLVADIGSGLLSPHPLLPDEPDAASALRAGATIVTASGDKLLGGPQAGLLFGDADVVERLRRHPAARALRVDKLTLAALEATLRGPESPVRVALDMSVASLRERAEALVKALENADAQVVASVAAVGGGGAPGVELPSVAVSLPARYAAALRTGEPAVAGRVVKDRCLLDLRTVPPEEDAKLREAVRRCG, from the coding sequence ATGCCTGACCCGCGCCGCGCGATCCCGCGGACCGACGCGGTCCTGGCCGAGCCCCGGATCGCCAAGGCTGCCGGATCGCTCGGCCGGGACCTGGTCAAAGCGGTGGTCAACGACGTCCAGCAGGCGGTGCGGGCGGGGGAGATCGCCCCCGGCGACGTCGTCGACACCGTGCTGGCCCGGCTCCCGGCGAGCGCGTCCTCGCTGCGGCCGGTGATCAACGCGACCGGCGTCGTCGTGCACACCAACCTCGGCCGCGCGCCCCTGTCGGCGGCCGCGCGCGACGCCGTCGTCGCGGCCGGTGGCGCCACCGACGTCGAATTCGACCTCGCGACCGGCGAGCGGGCCCGGCGCGGCCGCGGCGCTCTCGCGGCGTTGCGAGCGGCCGTGCCGGACGCCGGTGCGGTGCACGTGGTCAACAACAACGCGGCGGCCCTGCTGCTCTGCGCGCTCGCGCTGGCCCCGGGCCGGGAGATCGTCGTCAGCCGGGGTGAGCTGGTCGAGATCGGCGACGGCTTCCGGATCCCGGACCTGCTGGAATCGGCCGGCGCGCGGCTGCGCGAGGTCGGGACCACGAACCGGACGTCGATCCGGGACTACGCCGCGGCGATCGGCCCGGACACCGGGTTCGTGCTCAAGGTCCACCCGTCGAACTACCGCGTCACCGGGTTCACCGCGGAAGCGGCGCTGGGCGAGCTGGCCGGGCTCGGCGTGCCCCTGGTCGCCGACATCGGCTCCGGCCTGCTGAGCCCGCACCCGCTGCTGCCGGACGAACCGGACGCGGCGAGCGCGCTGCGGGCGGGCGCCACGATCGTCACCGCGAGCGGGGACAAGCTGCTCGGCGGCCCGCAGGCCGGCCTGCTGTTCGGCGACGCGGACGTCGTCGAACGGCTGCGGCGGCACCCGGCCGCCCGGGCCCTGCGCGTCGACAAGCTCACCCTCGCCGCCCTCGAAGCGACACTGCGCGGGCCGGAATCCCCGGTGCGCGTCGCGCTCGACATGTCCGTCGCGAGCTTGCGAGAACGAGCCGAAGCGCTGGTCAAGGCCCTCGAGAACGCCGATGCCCAGGTGGTCGCGTCGGTCGCGGCCGTCGGCGGCGGGGGAGCGCCGGGCGTCGAGCTGCCCAGCGTCGCGGTGAGCCTGCCCGCCCGGTACGCGGCCGCGTTGCGCACGGGCGAGCCCGCCGTGGCCGGCCGCGTCGTCAAGGACCGCTGCCTGCTCGACCTGCGGACCGTGCCCCCGGAAGAGGACGCGAAGCTGCGGGAAGCCGTCCGCCGATGCGGGTGA
- a CDS encoding serine hydrolase → MTASLVRDLRAALDAGGLRGSFLVRDLRSGAELGIDPDREYPIASLVKVPLAAVTLDRIRRGELDAATQLEVPPGGVTTPGPIGLTRFRHPARVAVGDLVYLSTSLSDGTAADVLFGLTPPPEITRVLGEWGIPGIAVRHLMRDLVRTPAERFDAGEADLAHALAIGASTAGQGHRLPQLDVTRANSASARALLSLLEALWTPSKIDPAVAGGVRELMANNMIRHRLTPEFASDAARWSSKTGTLLNMRHEMGVVEHADGGVFAVVALTESRVPAAIQPEAEVLMTRVARALRDELRGR, encoded by the coding sequence GTGACCGCCTCGCTGGTCCGCGACCTGCGGGCGGCACTGGACGCGGGCGGCCTGCGCGGCTCGTTCCTGGTCCGCGACCTGCGGTCGGGCGCCGAACTCGGCATCGACCCGGACCGCGAGTACCCGATCGCCTCCCTGGTCAAGGTTCCCCTGGCGGCGGTCACCCTGGACCGCATCCGCCGGGGCGAGCTCGACGCGGCCACCCAGCTGGAGGTACCACCCGGCGGCGTCACCACCCCCGGCCCGATCGGCCTGACCCGCTTCCGCCACCCGGCTCGCGTGGCCGTCGGCGACTTGGTGTACTTGAGCACGTCCCTGAGCGACGGGACGGCCGCGGACGTCCTGTTCGGACTGACGCCGCCGCCGGAGATCACGCGGGTGCTGGGGGAGTGGGGCATTCCCGGGATCGCGGTGCGCCACCTCATGCGCGACCTGGTGCGGACCCCGGCCGAGCGGTTCGACGCGGGCGAGGCGGACTTGGCCCACGCGCTGGCCATCGGCGCGTCGACGGCGGGCCAGGGCCACCGCCTCCCCCAGCTCGACGTCACGCGCGCGAACTCGGCGTCGGCCCGCGCGCTGCTCTCGCTGCTGGAAGCGCTGTGGACACCATCGAAGATCGACCCGGCGGTGGCCGGCGGCGTGCGCGAGCTGATGGCGAACAACATGATCCGCCACCGGTTGACCCCCGAGTTCGCCTCCGACGCGGCCCGGTGGTCGTCGAAGACGGGAACACTGCTGAACATGCGGCACGAGATGGGCGTGGTCGAGCACGCGGACGGCGGGGTGTTCGCGGTGGTGGCGCTGACGGAGTCGAGGGTGCCGGCGGCGATCCAGCCGGAGGCGGAGGTCTTGATGACCCGGGTGGCCCGAGCCCTGCGCGACGAGCTGCGCGGACGCTGA
- a CDS encoding LysR family transcriptional regulator, with amino-acid sequence MDLVGGCRAFVSVSETGSFTAGAALARIPQPVASRRIAALERHFGERLFDRSTRRARLTPFGRDVLPSARRLVQLAEAMEHDAKQARLRPVRVAVPATCGVRELAALAAEARAQEIHLEFRAAGPGERAELVRTNEVRAALTAVPAGEAVWSVPLGVAGVAPLPSRVVHLETLRVGRSAGVRRRVWIQPEDDVPHVRDGVLRVRDAVGLSPAQVAVADSLTSAAAEVFASEDLLLCSVAQAEDLGLSWRPIGELEPARGFGVTAALAEDADRLRTTLRAAVGRCLGAAR; translated from the coding sequence GTGGACCTGGTCGGCGGCTGCAGGGCGTTCGTGAGCGTGAGCGAAACGGGGAGTTTCACGGCGGGCGCGGCGCTCGCGCGGATCCCGCAGCCGGTCGCCAGCCGGCGCATCGCCGCGCTCGAACGGCACTTCGGGGAGCGGCTCTTCGACCGCTCGACCCGCCGGGCGCGGCTCACGCCGTTCGGCCGGGACGTGCTGCCCTCGGCCCGCCGGCTGGTGCAGCTGGCCGAGGCGATGGAACACGACGCGAAGCAGGCCCGGCTGCGGCCGGTGCGGGTGGCCGTACCGGCGACGTGCGGGGTGCGGGAGCTCGCCGCGCTCGCCGCCGAAGCGCGGGCGCAGGAGATCCACCTCGAGTTCCGCGCGGCGGGGCCGGGGGAGCGGGCCGAGCTCGTCCGCACGAACGAGGTGCGGGCCGCGCTCACGGCGGTCCCGGCCGGGGAAGCCGTGTGGTCGGTGCCGCTGGGGGTCGCCGGCGTGGCGCCCCTGCCGAGCCGGGTCGTGCACCTGGAGACGCTGCGGGTGGGCCGGTCCGCCGGCGTGCGGCGCCGGGTCTGGATCCAGCCGGAGGACGACGTCCCGCACGTCCGCGACGGGGTGCTGCGCGTGCGGGACGCGGTGGGGCTGTCCCCCGCCCAGGTGGCGGTGGCCGATTCGCTGACGTCGGCGGCCGCGGAGGTGTTCGCGTCCGAAGACCTGCTGCTGTGCTCGGTGGCGCAGGCGGAGGACCTGGGGCTGTCCTGGCGCCCGATCGGCGAGCTGGAGCCGGCCCGCGGCTTCGGCGTCACGGCGGCACTGGCCGAGGACGCGGACCGGCTCCGGACGACGTTGCGCGCGGCGGTCGGCCGGTGCCTCGGCGCCGCCCGGTGA
- the selD gene encoding selenide, water dikinase SelD produces the protein MGYRLTQYAHGGGCACKIPPGELEAAVAGLTGAVPVDPPGELLVGLDTGDDAAAVRISGDTALIATTDFFTPVVDDAYDWGRIAAANALSDVYAMGGTPVVAVNLLGWPRETLPFELAAEVLRGGLDVCAEAGCHLAGGHSIDDPEPKYGLAVTGIADPARLLRNDAGRAGVPLTLTKPLGIGVLNSRHKATGERFSQAIDAMTTLNAPAARAALAAGAVCATDVTGFGLLGHLHKLARASGVTARLDPAAVPYLEGAREALRDGYVSGGTRRNLDWVRPHADLSRISPEEALLLADAQTSGGLLVAGELPGHPVIGSLEPRSEHTIVVG, from the coding sequence GTGGGTTACCGACTGACGCAGTACGCGCACGGCGGCGGGTGCGCGTGCAAGATCCCGCCCGGCGAACTGGAAGCGGCCGTGGCCGGCCTGACCGGCGCCGTACCCGTCGATCCCCCGGGCGAGCTGCTCGTCGGCCTGGACACCGGCGACGACGCGGCCGCGGTCCGGATCTCCGGCGACACCGCGCTCATCGCCACCACGGACTTCTTCACCCCGGTCGTCGACGACGCCTACGACTGGGGCCGGATCGCCGCCGCCAACGCGCTGTCCGACGTCTACGCCATGGGCGGCACGCCGGTGGTGGCGGTGAACCTGCTCGGCTGGCCACGGGAGACGCTGCCGTTCGAGCTGGCCGCGGAGGTCCTGCGCGGCGGCCTCGACGTCTGTGCCGAGGCGGGGTGTCACCTGGCCGGGGGGCACAGCATCGACGACCCGGAGCCGAAGTACGGGCTCGCGGTGACCGGCATCGCGGACCCCGCGCGGCTGCTGCGCAACGACGCGGGCCGGGCCGGCGTGCCGCTGACGTTGACCAAGCCGCTCGGCATCGGCGTGCTCAATTCGCGGCACAAGGCCACCGGCGAACGGTTTTCGCAGGCCATCGACGCGATGACGACGCTGAACGCTCCCGCGGCCCGGGCCGCGCTGGCCGCCGGGGCCGTGTGCGCCACCGACGTGACGGGGTTCGGCCTGCTGGGGCACCTGCACAAGCTGGCGCGCGCGAGCGGCGTGACGGCCCGGCTGGACCCGGCGGCGGTGCCGTACCTCGAGGGCGCGCGGGAGGCGCTGCGCGACGGGTACGTGAGCGGCGGCACCCGCCGGAACCTCGACTGGGTCCGCCCGCACGCCGACCTGTCCCGCATCTCGCCGGAGGAGGCGCTGTTGCTGGCCGACGCGCAGACGTCCGGCGGCCTGCTGGTCGCCGGGGAACTGCCGGGCCACCCGGTGATCGGGTCCCTGGAACCGCGCTCGGAGCACACGATCGTCGTGGGCTGA
- a CDS encoding DUF2795 domain-containing protein: MPAPDRTSLEQHLSETEYPCGRDELLRRAAAAGGGDSVLGSLGGLPDSDRYDDFDAVWEAVSAKHIGGAPR, from the coding sequence ATGCCCGCTCCGGACCGGACCAGCCTCGAGCAGCACCTGTCCGAGACCGAGTACCCCTGCGGCCGCGACGAGCTCCTGCGCCGGGCAGCCGCGGCGGGCGGCGGTGACTCGGTGCTGGGCTCGCTCGGCGGGCTGCCGGACAGCGACCGGTACGACGACTTCGACGCGGTGTGGGAAGCGGTGTCCGCCAAGCACATCGGCGGGGCACCTAGGTGA